A genomic region of Pongo pygmaeus isolate AG05252 chromosome 7, NHGRI_mPonPyg2-v2.0_pri, whole genome shotgun sequence contains the following coding sequences:
- the TRMT12 gene encoding tRNA wybutosine-synthesizing protein 2 homolog — MGENVVVSDMERESGKPVAVVAVVTEPRFTQRYREYLERQKLFDTQHRVEKMPDGSVALPVLGETLPEQHLQELRNRVAPGSPCMLTQLPDPVPSKRAQGCSPARKLCLEVSRWVEGRGVKWSAELEADLPRSWQRHGNLMLLSEDCFQAKQWKNLGPELWETVALALGVQRLAKRGRVSPDGTRTPAVTLLLGDHGWVEHVDNGIRYKFDVTQCMFSFGNITEKLRVASLSCAGEVLVDLYAGIGYFTLPFLVHAGAAFVHACEWNPHAVVALRNNLEINGVADRCQIHFGDNRKLKLSNIADRVILGLIPSSEEGWPIACQVLRQDAGGILHIHQNVESFPGKNLQALGVSKIEKEHWLYPQQITTNQWKNGATRDSRGKMLSPATKPEWQRWAESAETRIATLLQQVHGKPWKTQILHIQPVKSYAPHVDHIVLDLECCPCPSVG, encoded by the coding sequence ATGGGAGAGAATGTGGTCGTTAGCGACatggagagagaaagtgggaAGCCCGTGGCTGTTGTCGCAGTTGTGACTGAGCCTCGGTTTACCCAGCGATACAGAGAATATCTCGAGAGGCAGAAACTCTTTGATACACAGCACCGTGTGGAAAAGATGCCGGATGGCTCGGTGGCGCTACCGGTGCTGGGAGAGACGCTTCCAGAGCAGCACCTGCAGGAGCTGAGAAATCGTGTTGCCCCAGGCAGTCCCTGTATGCTCACGCAGCTCCCGGATCCTGTTCCTTCAAAGAGGGCCCAGGGTTGTTCACCTGCCCGAAAATTGTGTCTTGAGGTGAGTCGCTGGGTGGAGGGTCGGGGAGTCAAGTGGTCAGCCGAGTTGGAGGCTGATTTGCCCCGATCATGGCAACGGCATGGTAATCTCATGTTGCTGAGTGAAGACTGTTTCCAAGCCAAGCAGTGGAAAAATCTGGGACCGGAACTCTGGGAGACCGTTGCCTTGGCACTTGGCGTCCAGCGTTTGGCAAAACGAGGGCGGGTATCACCCGATGGTACTCGAACTCCAGCAGTGACACTGCTGCTGGGTGACCATGGCTGGGTAGAGCATGTAGATAATGGTATCCGTTATAAGTTTGACGTGACCCAGTGTATGTTCTCCTTTGGAAACATCACTGAGAAGCTTCGAGTGGCATCGTTGTCCTGTGCTGGAGAAGTGCTGGTGGATCTCTATGCAGGGATTGGTTATTTTACATTGCCTTTCCTAGTTCATGCTGGTGCTGCCTTCGTCCATGCTTGTGAGTGGAATCCCCATGCTGTAGTTGCTCTGAGAAATAACCTTGAGATCAATGGAGTAGCAGATCGGTGCCAAATACACTTTGGAGATAACAGAAAACTGAAGCTCTCAAATATTGCAGATAGGGTGATCCTGGGGCTGATTCCCAGCTCTGAAGAAGGCTGGCCCATTGCCTGCCAAGTGTTAAGGCAGGATGCTGGAGGCATTTTGCATATCCACCAAAATGTGGAATCTTTCCCAGGGAAGAATCTTCAGGCTCTTGGAGTCAGCAAAATAGAGAAAGAGCATTGGCTGTATCCTCAGCAAATTACCACCAACCAATGGAAAAATGGAGCTACCAGGGATTCTAGGGGAAAAATGCTGTCACCAGCCACCAAACCAGAGTGGCAAAGGTGGGCAGAATCTGCAGAAACTCGAATCGCCACTCTTCTTCAGCAGGTGCATGGGAAGCCGTGGAAGACACAAATTCTGCACATCCAACCAGTGAAATCCTATGCTCCCCATGTGGATCACATAGTCCTGGATCTGGAATGCTGCCCCTGTCCTTCAGTTGGCTAG